From a region of the Candidatus Neomarinimicrobiota bacterium genome:
- a CDS encoding helix-turn-helix transcriptional regulator — MAKQFKELLRDIPEERKHRIEAKKQELLNDIDLQNLRQAFELTQNQLADTLKVNQAAISKMENQSDMFISTLRRFL; from the coding sequence ATGGCTAAGCAATTTAAGGAACTTCTCAGGGATATACCTGAAGAACGTAAGCATCGTATTGAAGCAAAAAAACAGGAACTTTTGAATGATATTGATCTTCAAAATCTGCGTCAAGCATTTGAGCTAACTCAAAATCAATTAGCTGATACACTCAAAGTCAATCAGGCCGCTATTTCAAAAATGGAAAATCAGTCAGATATGTTCATCAGTACTCTCCGTCGCTTTCTT
- a CDS encoding type II toxin-antitoxin system RelE/ParE family toxin, producing the protein MTWIVEYTDQFDEWWESLSEDEQDSVAATVGVLEERGTTLRHPISSGIGSSRHSHMRELRIQHQGDPYRVLYAFDPLRAAILLIGGNKTGNDRWYEEYVPQADDLYDEHLKELKEKDG; encoded by the coding sequence GTGACTTGGATTGTTGAATATACTGACCAGTTCGATGAATGGTGGGAATCACTCTCAGAGGATGAGCAGGATTCTGTTGCTGCTACAGTAGGGGTTCTTGAAGAACGGGGAACCACACTACGGCATCCAATAAGTTCTGGTATTGGATCTTCACGTCATAGTCACATGCGAGAACTACGGATACAGCATCAGGGTGATCCCTATCGTGTGCTGTATGCTTTTGACCCACTTCGTGCTGCCATTCTGCTGATTGGCGGGAATAAGACAGGCAACGACAGGTGGTATGAAGAGTATGTACCGCAAGCAGATGATCTCTATGATGAGCATCTGAAGGAGTTAAAAGAAAAGGATGGGTAA